In Calditrichota bacterium, the DNA window TATGAAATTATCAAAATGCTGGCTACAAAACACCGCAATATTTTTGTAGTTGCCGATGATGACCAATCAATATATGCCTGGCGCGGGGCTAACCCGGAAAATATAAATACTTTCATGGAAGATTTTAGTATTGATACACCAGTTTTTCTTGAAGTTAATTATCGCTCTGGCCCAAAAATTATTGATGCAGCTCATTCAGTTGTAAAAGATACTGAGCGTGTTGAACCGGAGAAATTTTTAAAAGCGGGCGATGTGGTCAATGATTCGATTCGCACACAGTTTTTTGATAATGAAGAGCAGGAGCTGAATTTCATTTTTGAAAAATTGGAGTTATGGAAAAGCGAAAAAAAAATCCCGTATTCGGAAATGGCAGTTCTTTACCCTCAGCATCGTTTTTCTGAACAACTGGCCCTGAAGCTGGTTCGTGAACGCACACCATTTCAACAGGCCTCTGGTAGAAATTTTGCTGATAATCCGCAAATGAAAAAAATAATTCTCTACTTACAGGTTATCCGCGATCCACTTGATTCTCTTTTGCTGGAAGAATTGGTTGAAAGCGAACTTGGGTACAATCCGCATAAACAAATCCAAAACATTCAAAAAACTTCAAAAAGCAGCTACCGGAAAGCCTTATATGACCTCAGTTCTAGGCGGGAAATAAGCGAAGATCTGCGCCGTATTCTGGCTACTTTTATAGGCAACCTGGCAAACCTTGTAAACCTGAAAACCTTCTTCAGTTTTGGCCAATTAATAAATCAAATAATCATTGGTTTGCAGGATATGGACAAATCTTATATTGAGGAAAAGGCCCCCAAGTTTGAGGATTTTTCAGCTCAAGTTGATGAAAAACTGATGTCATCACGAAACGCAATTTGGGTTTATCATTCGGAGCCAAGATTTGTTTTTATCGCCGAAAAAATTGTTGATGTTATTTTCCCGGGCAGAGTAAAAGTCCTGTTGGATGAAAATTTCAATGAGATAAATAAATCCGATTTTGTTGTACTCTTGTCTCCATTTAAAGAAACAATTGAAGCAAAATATTTTACTCTGTTTCGTGAAACATCCAAAAGGCGGGAATCTGTTTTTTCAACCTTGATTCGTTGGTGTCAAAACCATTTAGCTAAGCGCGATATCATTTTTGAAAACTATGTTGTTTTTGATTTAGAAACGACAGGACGCAACCCAAATAAATGTGGGGTTGTGGAAATTGCGGCTGTAAAAGTAAAAAACAGTGAAATTGTCGAAAACTATCAAACCCTGGTTAATCCAGAAATGGCCATAGATCCCGAAGCTGCCAAAGTACATAATATTTCTGATGCGGATGTTGCAAAAGCTCCAACTATGGAAAACGTATGGAAAGAGTTTAAAGACTTTATTGGAGATGATATTCTTATCGCACATAATGGATATGCTTTTGATTTCCGTATAATTGATCGATTTGCAAAAAAAATAGATGGAACAAAAATTAATAACGTGCGATACGATTCGCTAATTTTTGCCCGGCAAATGTACCCCAATGACCGAAACTCAATAGATGCTCTATCTCAAAAGTTTGAACTTGATCCGGGAAATCGACATCGTGCACTTGATGATGTTAAAGTATTGCATCATATTTTCCAGAAAATTTTGGAAGAAAAACATAACAATCAAAAAAAAGTGAGCGGTGATTTTCTTTTTGAATATGCAGCTCTGGCCATTTTTCTTGAAAACAAACTGGTTGCTTATGAAGATAAAGTTATTTTTCTGGCCGGAGTACAAAAACTCCTTTCACCATATTCCAAAATATTTGAGGAATATTGCAACTCACATAATTATAAAAACGAGGAACTCTACGGGCAAATAGCACAAAAAGCACAACAGTTATATCCCGGGATTTTGCTGTATAACCATCAGGATGATTTTAAGCGACGTGTGTTTGATATTGCCGCAGAGTTTGAAAATTTACCGCTGAACCTGGCAATGGCGGAATTTTTATCTCTTATCATGCTTGTAAACCCTACGGACAAATTATCCCAGGCTGATGCTGTTTCTCTGCTTACTTTCCATGCTGCAAAAGGACTGGAATTTAAAAAGGTAATTATAATGGGGATGGAAGATGACAGCATGCCCAGCTATTTTGCCTATAAGGAAAATGATTATGATGATCGCCCTGTCGATAAAAAACTGGATGAGCAAAAACGGTTGTTGTATGTAGGCTTAACACGTGCCAAAGAAGAGATTATTATGACAGCGGTGAAAAACCGGTTTGGCCGTGCTCAGAAATCCTCTCCATTTTTGAGAGATATTATTAAACATTTGAAAGAAAAATAATAGAAAACCTCATTAATCGAATATCTATACTTTCTTTACTGTGGCCATAATGGACTTCCAAGGGTTTACAAACTAAACTAAAACGACACCTTGTACCTGTTTTATAATTGTGGTACATTTCACATACAAAAGTAATAGCATAATCAGGTTTGGCAAAATGACGAAATATACGTTGCCAAATCCTTAAAATTTGAATAAAAAATAAAAATGAAAAATAAAATGGAAACAATAATCCAACATGGAGAATTCCCTACCACGGAAGTTATGGAAGATTAAAAACAAAGACACATCGCGTTCAATTATTGACATTCTCCTGGAAAACAGGAATTTGCCAACAAACCACATGGAGCCCTTCCGCTTAACCGATCGTATGCATAAACCGGAATTGTTGCCGGATATGGAAAAGGGTGTTCAAAGGATTCTTCAGGCAATCAATAATAACGAGAAAATTGTCATTTTTGGCGATTATGATGTTGATGGGGTTACATCAACCTCTTTGATGTTGTTCTTTTTTAAAGCCATAAACTACCCTGTCCAATATATAGTTCCTCATCGTGAAAAAGATGGCTATGGCCTTCGTAACTCTGGCGTGGATCGTGTTAATGCCATGGCCGCCAAGCTAATCATTACTGTAGATAACGGCATAAGCGCAAACGATGCCATCGATTATGCGTCGTCTCTTGGAATTGATGTGGTTGTTACAGACCATCATTTGCAGGAAGGCGAATTGCCCAATGCATGTGCTGTAATTAATCCAAATCGAACTGATTCAACTTATCCTTTTAAAGCAATTTGCGGGGTTACCGTTGCTTTCAAAGTTGCCTGGGTTTTGGGGCAGCGGCTTATGTCAGAAGACGAATACAAAAAATTCCTGCTTTCACATCTCGACCTTGTAGCCATAGGCACCATTGCCGACGTAATGCCAATTCGAGATGAGAATTATGCCCTTGTAAAATTCGGATTAAAGGTACTTTCCAATACAAAGAAACCCGGTTTAATCGAGCTAAAAAAAATCAGTGGAGTTCGCACAAATATCATCACACCAATTACTGTGGGATATTTTTTGGCACCGCGATTAAATGCATCCGGAAGAATGGATGATGCTTCACTTTCTGTCGATCTGCTAGTTGAAGAAAGTTCAATGCACGCCAAAACCCTGGCACAGGAATTAGATGCATTAAACAAAGAACGGCAAATGCTTCAGCGTGATTATCTGGAAAATGCAACTAAAGACATTAAAGCATCTTTTGAAGATGATCAAAAAATAATTATTGTTGAAAATGAAGAGTGGCAGGCAGGTTTGATTGGGCTGGTTTCCGGTCGTTTAAAAGAAGAATTTTGCTGCCCGGCTCTGGCTTTTACTCGCGATGGTGATGGTAACTTTGTTGGTTCTGCAAGAAGTATAGAAGCATTGCATGTAACGGAAGCTTTGACTGTTTTTAACCAATATTTTTTGAATTATGGCGGACATCATAAAGCAGCTGGTTTAACAATCCCTGCGGAACACTTTTCCATTTTCAAAGAAGAATTTACCAGCTATGTAAATAAAAAACTGGCCGGTGCAGATTTGACACCTGAACTTGATATCGATTCTGTAGTAGAAATAGATCAGATCAATGAAAGAGTTGCTGATAAGATTCAGGAAGTGGGTCCATTTGGAGAAACAAATCCTGAGCCTGTATTACTTTTAAAAAATGGTACAGTTCGAGATGTACGTATCATGAGTGAAGGCAGGCATATAAAGTTTTACATTCAAAAAGCAAACATCATGTTTGAGTGTTTGTGGTGGAGTGGGGGAATTTATAAGGATAGTTTAAGGTTGGGTTCTAATTGTGACGTTGTTTTCAGAATGAATATTAATGTATTTCAAGGAACTCCTCGACTACAGCT includes these proteins:
- the recJ gene encoding single-stranded-DNA-specific exonuclease RecJ; translated protein: MENSLPRKLWKIKNKDTSRSIIDILLENRNLPTNHMEPFRLTDRMHKPELLPDMEKGVQRILQAINNNEKIVIFGDYDVDGVTSTSLMLFFFKAINYPVQYIVPHREKDGYGLRNSGVDRVNAMAAKLIITVDNGISANDAIDYASSLGIDVVVTDHHLQEGELPNACAVINPNRTDSTYPFKAICGVTVAFKVAWVLGQRLMSEDEYKKFLLSHLDLVAIGTIADVMPIRDENYALVKFGLKVLSNTKKPGLIELKKISGVRTNIITPITVGYFLAPRLNASGRMDDASLSVDLLVEESSMHAKTLAQELDALNKERQMLQRDYLENATKDIKASFEDDQKIIIVENEEWQAGLIGLVSGRLKEEFCCPALAFTRDGDGNFVGSARSIEALHVTEALTVFNQYFLNYGGHHKAAGLTIPAEHFSIFKEEFTSYVNKKLAGADLTPELDIDSVVEIDQINERVADKIQEVGPFGETNPEPVLLLKNGTVRDVRIMSEGRHIKFYIQKANIMFECLWWSGGIYKDSLRLGSNCDVVFRMNINVFQGTPRLQLTVEDVQINN
- a CDS encoding UvrD-helicase domain-containing protein, which translates into the protein MRIDKVLNSLNKKQREAVEKPRIPVLMLAGPGTGKTRTLVARIVYQINHYKIPAEHILALTFSNKAASEMHNRLKGILKSKADKVKTGTIHSFCLDILRKYHQQVGLDAHFTVCNDEYQNSLLENLIADKVRTDRDKVARGIRTSIDHFVIREKPMPPFTAMIYDLYVEHLQKHKLIDFNQILAKTKALLIDNPDICEQYSFLYEAIHVDEFQDTDTVQYEIIKMLATKHRNIFVVADDDQSIYAWRGANPENINTFMEDFSIDTPVFLEVNYRSGPKIIDAAHSVVKDTERVEPEKFLKAGDVVNDSIRTQFFDNEEQELNFIFEKLELWKSEKKIPYSEMAVLYPQHRFSEQLALKLVRERTPFQQASGRNFADNPQMKKIILYLQVIRDPLDSLLLEELVESELGYNPHKQIQNIQKTSKSSYRKALYDLSSRREISEDLRRILATFIGNLANLVNLKTFFSFGQLINQIIIGLQDMDKSYIEEKAPKFEDFSAQVDEKLMSSRNAIWVYHSEPRFVFIAEKIVDVIFPGRVKVLLDENFNEINKSDFVVLLSPFKETIEAKYFTLFRETSKRRESVFSTLIRWCQNHLAKRDIIFENYVVFDLETTGRNPNKCGVVEIAAVKVKNSEIVENYQTLVNPEMAIDPEAAKVHNISDADVAKAPTMENVWKEFKDFIGDDILIAHNGYAFDFRIIDRFAKKIDGTKINNVRYDSLIFARQMYPNDRNSIDALSQKFELDPGNRHRALDDVKVLHHIFQKILEEKHNNQKKVSGDFLFEYAALAIFLENKLVAYEDKVIFLAGVQKLLSPYSKIFEEYCNSHNYKNEELYGQIAQKAQQLYPGILLYNHQDDFKRRVFDIAAEFENLPLNLAMAEFLSLIMLVNPTDKLSQADAVSLLTFHAAKGLEFKKVIIMGMEDDSMPSYFAYKENDYDDRPVDKKLDEQKRLLYVGLTRAKEEIIMTAVKNRFGRAQKSSPFLRDIIKHLKEK